Proteins from a genomic interval of Polaribacter sp. Q13:
- a CDS encoding MFS transporter translates to MINLAQEKSTKLSLFDFKNVATRTFWITSISFFLCFFAWFGIVPFMPDVVKDLGLTPDQKWNSIILAVSGTVFARLLIGKLCDKYGPRICYTWLLMLGAIPVILCGLVQTPTQFLVCRLFIGFIGASFVITQVHTSLMFAPNIVGTANATSAGWGNLGGGANRLGMPLIAAAVVAFGVADGEAWRYSMVIAGIVCFAMGIVYYFFTTDTPKGNFSELKEAGEMVVTKKDQVGFLEVLKDYRVWILFVVYAASFGIELTVYGTMDDYLQNTFQLQRVTAGNIVLSFALMNIFARTLGGFFGDKFGKLKGLRGRVLFLSFILTLQGVMLIFFSGATSLVLGVVLLILFSLSVQMAEGATFSVVPFINKKAIGSVSGIVGAGGNVGAFLAAMLLKSKSALAEKSAILSSEGLSAEVVKAAQSAASSSAVSSGYLLIGFVVVVTGIVALTIRFSTEEEEEQIPEGVNPVLVPINVKG, encoded by the coding sequence ATGATAAATTTAGCTCAAGAAAAGTCAACAAAATTAAGTCTATTCGATTTTAAAAATGTAGCAACTCGTACATTCTGGATTACCTCAATATCATTCTTTTTATGCTTTTTTGCATGGTTTGGTATTGTCCCTTTTATGCCAGATGTTGTAAAAGATTTAGGATTAACACCAGACCAAAAATGGAACTCAATTATTTTAGCCGTTTCAGGTACTGTTTTTGCCCGTTTACTAATTGGTAAATTATGTGACAAATACGGACCAAGAATATGTTATACTTGGTTGTTAATGTTAGGTGCAATTCCTGTAATTTTATGTGGGTTGGTACAAACACCCACTCAATTTTTAGTTTGTAGACTATTTATTGGTTTTATTGGTGCATCCTTTGTAATTACACAAGTACACACTTCTTTAATGTTTGCGCCTAATATTGTAGGTACTGCAAATGCAACTTCTGCAGGTTGGGGAAATTTAGGTGGTGGAGCCAATAGATTAGGGATGCCATTAATAGCAGCAGCAGTTGTTGCTTTTGGTGTTGCAGATGGTGAGGCTTGGAGATATTCTATGGTAATTGCTGGTATTGTTTGTTTTGCAATGGGAATTGTATATTACTTCTTTACAACAGATACGCCAAAAGGAAATTTTAGCGAGTTAAAAGAAGCTGGAGAAATGGTGGTTACTAAAAAAGACCAAGTTGGTTTTTTAGAAGTATTAAAAGATTATAGGGTTTGGATTCTTTTTGTTGTCTATGCAGCAAGTTTCGGAATTGAATTAACGGTATATGGTACCATGGATGATTATTTGCAAAATACTTTTCAATTACAAAGAGTTACAGCTGGTAACATTGTATTGTCATTTGCATTGATGAATATTTTTGCAAGAACTTTAGGTGGTTTCTTTGGTGATAAATTTGGAAAGTTAAAAGGCTTAAGAGGTCGTGTTTTATTCTTATCTTTCATTTTAACATTACAAGGAGTAATGTTGATATTTTTCTCTGGAGCTACAAGTTTAGTTTTAGGAGTTGTTTTATTGATTTTATTTAGTTTAAGTGTTCAAATGGCAGAAGGAGCAACATTTTCTGTAGTGCCATTTATCAATAAAAAAGCAATAGGTTCTGTATCCGGTATTGTGGGAGCAGGAGGAAACGTAGGAGCTTTTTTAGCAGCAATGTTATTAAAATCGAAATCTGCATTGGCAGAAAAATCAGCAATTTTATCTAGTGAAGGTTTAAGTGCAGAGGTTGTGAAAGCAGCACAATCTGCCGCTTCTTCAAGTGCTGTTTCTAGCGGATATTTACTAATTGGTTTTGTCGTTGTAGTTACAGGTATTGTGGCATTAACAATAAGATTTTCTACGGAAGAGGAAGAAGAGCAAATTCCAGAAGGTGTAAATCCAGTTTTAGTTCCTATAAATGTTAAAGGATAA
- a CDS encoding nitrate reductase yields MIKNEIKTTCSYCGVGCGIIVKKDINNKVFVEGDKDHPVNKGMLCSKGMNLHYVANDTSDRILYPEMRWSRSHPRERVSWDTALDRAANVFKSIIKKHGPDSVAFYVSGQSLTEEYYIANKLTKGFLGTNNIDTNSRLCMSSAVVGYKKTFGEDSVPISYDDIELADCFLITGANPAWCHPILFRRIEKHKEENPKVKVIVIDPRKTDSAKFADLHLQLTPGTDVVLHNAIGRCLYKSGLIDEDFIKKHTQGFDGYKEVIFGTSLKQASKICGVPAKEIQKAAEMIGLAKGFISMWAMGLNQSVIGTDKNTSLINLSLITGQVGKPGAGPFSLTGQPNAMGGREVGGMANLLAVHKDLGNEEHRREVAQFWGVDKISAKPGLTATELFDALESGKVKAVWIASTNPLVSMPNSHQIEKAMAKSKFVVVQEISHKADTLAFADLVLPAAAWLEKEGTMTNSERRISYLPKEIEAPGEARPDVEIFCDFAQRMGFRGFDFNGAEEIYDEYASMTKGTNIDVSFLNYDRLKNEGTFQWPVNEYRSKGTPRLFEDKKFYTPSQKAIFNVPSTIENTSVKTNDEFPLILTTGRIRDQWHTMTKTGKVARLKTHYPKPVLEINPVDAFLNKIKEGDITEIKSANGVVRVRAKITEDIKVGVVFLPMHWGKVLKSNLNRANNLTNTHVDPVSKEPDFKFTSVSVSKYKKPKDKIIIAGAGAAAFRFLQNYRDYNEVDEIHVFSMEKNLFYNRVLLPEYITEELSWEQLLKIKNTELGKLNIKIHPETIISKIDKETKVVTDSNGETHSFDKLILATGSRPFIPKDVQIDLPGRFTMRNKSDADSFKKYLDNTGLPPEEQHVVIVGGGLLGLELAAAMKHKNVKITIIQRASRLMERQLDKISSKLLSLNVQERGIQIYFDNEVSTVFDDEDTGELTINLKSGKYINANAIVYAIGTRPNIEIAKNNGVLCGRGVKVNQHLQSSHPDIFAIGEIAEFENKLFGITSAAEEQAGILANFIAGDISEAYKGSVLMNILKFSDLNLCSIGEIKVPENDPSYEEIIFTDISKGYYKKCIVKDDLLIGAVLVGDKNEFAEFKTLIESKIEMSDKRDTLLRGASNDTPMLGELVCSCSQVGAGNIEEAIASGCTDFTELCNKTGAGLGCGSCKTEVRDILNNAKVTV; encoded by the coding sequence ATGATTAAAAATGAAATTAAAACAACGTGTTCTTATTGTGGAGTGGGTTGTGGAATTATCGTAAAAAAAGACATCAATAACAAGGTTTTTGTTGAAGGTGATAAGGATCATCCTGTAAACAAAGGAATGTTGTGTTCTAAAGGGATGAATCTTCATTACGTTGCCAATGATACTTCAGACAGAATTTTATATCCAGAAATGCGATGGTCTCGTTCGCATCCGCGTGAGCGTGTATCTTGGGATACGGCTTTAGATAGAGCTGCGAACGTTTTTAAATCCATCATAAAAAAACATGGTCCAGATTCAGTAGCATTTTATGTATCAGGACAAAGTTTAACCGAAGAATATTACATAGCAAATAAGCTAACAAAAGGGTTTTTAGGAACCAATAATATAGATACCAACTCACGTTTATGTATGAGTTCTGCGGTGGTTGGTTACAAGAAAACATTCGGAGAAGATAGTGTGCCAATTTCGTACGATGATATAGAATTAGCAGATTGTTTTTTAATAACAGGTGCAAATCCTGCTTGGTGTCATCCAATTTTATTTAGACGAATAGAAAAACACAAAGAAGAAAATCCGAAGGTAAAAGTTATAGTAATTGATCCACGTAAAACAGATTCAGCAAAATTTGCAGATTTACATTTGCAATTAACACCAGGAACCGATGTTGTTTTGCACAATGCCATTGGTAGGTGTTTGTATAAAAGTGGTTTAATTGACGAAGATTTTATCAAAAAACATACGCAAGGTTTTGATGGTTATAAAGAAGTAATCTTTGGAACATCTTTAAAACAAGCTTCCAAAATTTGTGGAGTTCCGGCAAAAGAAATTCAAAAAGCCGCAGAAATGATTGGTCTTGCAAAAGGATTTATCAGCATGTGGGCAATGGGTTTAAACCAGAGTGTAATTGGTACAGACAAAAACACCTCACTTATAAACTTATCTTTAATAACGGGGCAAGTTGGTAAACCAGGTGCTGGTCCATTTTCGTTAACAGGGCAACCAAACGCAATGGGCGGACGAGAAGTTGGCGGAATGGCAAACTTATTAGCAGTTCATAAAGATTTAGGAAACGAAGAACACAGAAGAGAAGTTGCTCAGTTTTGGGGAGTAGATAAAATATCTGCAAAACCAGGCTTAACAGCAACAGAATTATTTGATGCTTTAGAAAGCGGAAAAGTAAAAGCTGTTTGGATTGCAAGTACAAATCCGTTGGTGAGTATGCCAAACTCTCATCAGATAGAAAAAGCCATGGCAAAATCTAAATTTGTGGTGGTGCAAGAGATTTCTCACAAAGCAGATACTTTAGCTTTTGCAGACTTGGTTTTACCAGCTGCAGCTTGGTTAGAGAAAGAAGGTACCATGACAAATTCTGAACGTAGAATTTCTTATTTACCAAAAGAAATAGAAGCTCCAGGAGAAGCAAGACCAGATGTAGAAATTTTCTGTGATTTTGCACAAAGAATGGGCTTTAGAGGTTTTGATTTTAATGGAGCAGAAGAAATTTACGACGAATATGCGTCAATGACTAAAGGAACAAATATTGATGTTTCTTTTTTAAATTATGATCGATTAAAAAACGAAGGTACTTTTCAGTGGCCTGTAAATGAATATAGAAGTAAAGGAACACCGCGTCTTTTTGAAGATAAGAAGTTTTATACACCTTCTCAGAAAGCAATTTTTAATGTTCCATCTACCATAGAAAATACATCGGTAAAAACAAACGATGAATTTCCTTTAATTTTAACCACGGGTCGTATTAGAGATCAGTGGCACACCATGACAAAGACAGGGAAAGTAGCAAGATTAAAAACACATTACCCAAAACCTGTTTTAGAAATTAACCCTGTAGATGCTTTTTTAAACAAAATTAAAGAAGGAGATATTACCGAAATAAAAAGTGCAAACGGAGTTGTGAGAGTTCGTGCAAAAATTACAGAAGATATTAAGGTAGGAGTTGTTTTCTTGCCAATGCATTGGGGTAAAGTGCTAAAAAGTAATTTAAATAGAGCTAATAATTTAACAAATACACATGTAGATCCGGTTTCTAAAGAACCCGATTTTAAGTTTACATCTGTAAGTGTTTCAAAATATAAAAAACCGAAAGACAAAATTATTATTGCAGGTGCAGGTGCTGCCGCTTTTCGTTTTTTACAAAATTATAGAGATTATAATGAGGTTGATGAAATTCATGTTTTCTCTATGGAAAAGAACCTGTTTTACAACCGTGTTTTATTACCAGAATATATTACAGAAGAGCTTTCTTGGGAGCAATTATTAAAGATTAAAAATACGGAGTTAGGTAAATTAAATATCAAAATTCACCCAGAAACAATTATTTCTAAGATTGATAAAGAAACCAAAGTAGTTACAGATTCTAACGGAGAAACACATTCGTTTGATAAATTAATTTTAGCAACTGGAAGTAGACCTTTTATTCCGAAAGATGTACAAATAGATTTACCAGGTCGTTTTACCATGCGTAATAAAAGTGATGCAGATAGCTTTAAAAAATATTTAGACAATACTGGTTTGCCGCCAGAAGAACAACATGTTGTAATTGTTGGTGGTGGTTTATTAGGATTAGAGCTGGCTGCTGCCATGAAACACAAGAATGTGAAAATTACAATCATTCAGCGTGCATCTCGATTAATGGAACGTCAATTAGATAAGATTTCTAGTAAATTATTATCTCTAAATGTACAAGAAAGAGGTATTCAAATTTATTTTGATAATGAAGTAAGTACTGTTTTTGATGATGAAGATACAGGTGAGTTAACCATCAACTTAAAATCTGGAAAATATATAAACGCAAACGCAATTGTGTATGCAATAGGTACCAGACCAAATATAGAAATTGCAAAAAATAATGGTGTTCTATGCGGACGAGGTGTAAAAGTAAATCAGCATTTACAATCTTCACATCCAGATATTTTTGCCATTGGAGAAATTGCAGAATTCGAAAATAAATTATTCGGAATTACCTCTGCAGCAGAGGAACAAGCAGGAATTTTAGCGAACTTTATTGCGGGAGATATTAGTGAAGCTTACAAAGGTTCTGTGTTGATGAATATTTTAAAATTCAGCGATTTAAACTTGTGTAGCATTGGTGAAATTAAAGTACCCGAAAACGATCCGAGTTACGAGGAAATTATTTTCACAGATATTTCTAAAGGATATTATAAGAAGTGTATTGTAAAAGACGATTTATTAATTGGAGCAGTTTTAGTAGGTGATAAAAACGAATTTGCAGAGTTTAAAACTTTAATAGAGAGTAAGATTGAAATGTCTGACAAGCGAGACACTTTGTTAAGAGGTGCTTCTAACGATACGCCTATGTTGGGTGAATTAGTTTGTTCTTGCAGTCAGGTTGGTGCTGGTAATATAGAAGAAGCCATTGCAAGTGGTTGTACAGATTTTACAGAATTATGTAACAAAACCGGAGCCGGTTTAGGTTGTGGAAGCTGTAAAACAGAAGTAAGAGATATTTTGAATAATGCAAAAGTAACGGTATGA
- a CDS encoding rubredoxin, protein MSKQLNRLIVRGGVLSPGELKYICESVESLGEKTISFGSRQDILLPKKINQDELSQFDKLKLIEADETGVENIVSSYVCADIFPSTSWLTGDRYLYLLEQFRSKSKLKINLTDPKQRLVPLFTGNINFIASEHEDYWYLYVRLPEWKKTQMYPALIYSWDLDKIETAIENILQEEPETIEMIFDLVSDAIDTNNRTVDKPLEVPFYPFPYFEGMNKIGMDKYWLGLYWRNNKYDISFLKEMCELCSENKIGKISITPWKSFVVKGIPKESKLVWEKFLGKRGINVRHSMLELNWHIPVANKDALNLKKYLVSNFDQNDISTYGLTFGITDYSKAAYYFTSIVVEKNKQPEMIGNFQTRDTYNLLYAKNFDPNTRQYIMHVQDVDKVELPGLLMELSQLYFDQLGSEKEDEKEVASKKEAVELEVYQCTDCLTIYDESLGDITQDIPPKTFFNDLSESYECPLCEASKSSFQKIVLVK, encoded by the coding sequence ATGAGCAAGCAATTAAATAGATTAATAGTTAGAGGTGGTGTTTTATCTCCAGGAGAGCTAAAATATATTTGCGAATCTGTAGAAAGTTTAGGAGAAAAAACGATTTCTTTTGGTTCTAGACAAGATATTTTATTACCCAAAAAAATAAATCAAGATGAATTATCTCAATTTGATAAATTAAAATTAATTGAAGCTGATGAAACTGGTGTAGAAAATATTGTATCGTCTTATGTTTGTGCAGATATTTTTCCGAGCACTTCTTGGTTAACGGGAGATCGGTACTTGTATTTATTAGAACAGTTTCGTTCAAAATCAAAATTAAAAATAAATTTAACAGATCCAAAACAACGTTTGGTTCCGCTTTTTACAGGGAATATAAATTTTATAGCTTCAGAACATGAAGATTATTGGTATTTGTATGTAAGGCTTCCAGAATGGAAAAAGACACAAATGTATCCTGCTTTAATTTACAGTTGGGATTTAGATAAAATTGAAACTGCTATAGAAAACATCCTTCAGGAAGAACCAGAAACCATAGAAATGATTTTTGACTTGGTAAGTGATGCCATAGATACCAATAATAGAACGGTTGATAAACCTTTAGAAGTGCCTTTTTATCCTTTTCCTTATTTTGAAGGAATGAACAAAATTGGTATGGATAAATATTGGTTGGGCTTGTATTGGAGAAACAATAAATATGATATTTCTTTCTTAAAAGAAATGTGCGAATTGTGCTCTGAAAATAAGATAGGAAAAATTTCTATTACACCTTGGAAATCTTTTGTGGTTAAAGGGATTCCGAAAGAATCTAAACTGGTTTGGGAGAAGTTTTTAGGCAAGCGAGGAATCAATGTTCGCCATTCTATGTTAGAGTTAAATTGGCACATTCCGGTAGCAAATAAAGATGCCTTAAATTTAAAGAAATACTTGGTTTCTAACTTCGATCAGAATGATATTAGTACCTATGGTTTAACCTTCGGAATTACAGATTATAGCAAAGCGGCTTATTATTTTACATCCATCGTAGTTGAAAAAAATAAGCAACCAGAAATGATTGGTAATTTTCAGACAAGAGATACGTATAACCTGTTATATGCTAAAAATTTCGATCCAAATACTAGGCAATATATTATGCACGTACAAGATGTGGATAAGGTAGAGTTACCAGGTTTGTTAATGGAATTAAGTCAGTTGTATTTTGATCAATTAGGTAGCGAAAAAGAAGATGAAAAAGAGGTTGCATCTAAGAAAGAAGCAGTTGAATTAGAAGTATATCAATGTACAGATTGTTTAACCATTTATGATGAATCTTTAGGAGATATTACTCAAGATATTCCTCCAAAGACGTTTTTTAACGACCTGTCAGAAAGTTATGAATGTCCTCTTTGTGAGGCTTCTAAAAGTAGTTTCCAGAAAATAGTACTCGTTAAATAA
- a CDS encoding alginate export family protein — translation MKKQYIVLALLLVSFQFVNAQLTLDGEFRPRTEYRNGFGSLIPDAADAGFGISTRVRLNTSYMTDNYWVYVSLQDVMVWGENRQILPYDQNNSFAIFQAWAEIKLGENTSTRVGRQVLSYDDQRILGGLDWAQQGRNHDAALIKYKKNNFMLDFALAFNQDYSNPTGFQSAGTAYNTTGYFSYKTMQMLYMKQKWEKLSGSLLILNNGFQEFDATTNEADGVSNLQTLGTHLEYKDGSFGLSANAFLQTGKRQGDVDVKGAYLVGLDASYKVAPKVGLGAGLEVISGNDGAAGETGAFFPLYGTNHKFNGFMDYFYVGNHANSVGLVDVHVSANFTIDNSSSLMVKALNFRGEQELASGEKNLGTEIDLVYSKKFKGYSLVLGYSQMFASDGMYELKGVTEAAAANNQNWAWAMLVIKPKFLSGK, via the coding sequence ATGAAAAAACAATACATAGTTTTAGCGTTATTGTTAGTGAGTTTCCAATTTGTAAACGCACAACTTACTTTAGACGGAGAGTTTAGACCACGTACAGAATACAGAAACGGATTTGGAAGTTTAATTCCGGATGCAGCAGATGCAGGGTTTGGAATTTCTACAAGAGTACGGTTAAACACAAGCTACATGACCGATAATTATTGGGTATATGTTAGTTTACAAGACGTAATGGTTTGGGGAGAAAATAGACAAATTTTACCTTATGATCAAAACAACTCATTTGCTATTTTTCAGGCTTGGGCAGAAATTAAATTAGGAGAAAATACATCTACAAGAGTTGGTCGTCAAGTGTTATCTTATGATGATCAAAGAATTTTAGGAGGCTTAGATTGGGCACAACAAGGTAGAAATCATGATGCTGCTTTAATTAAGTATAAAAAGAACAATTTTATGTTAGACTTTGCACTAGCATTTAACCAAGATTATTCAAATCCAACAGGATTTCAATCCGCAGGAACTGCGTATAATACAACAGGTTATTTCTCATATAAAACGATGCAAATGTTATATATGAAGCAAAAATGGGAAAAATTATCTGGTAGTTTATTAATATTAAACAACGGTTTTCAAGAATTTGATGCTACAACAAATGAAGCAGATGGAGTTAGTAATTTACAAACTTTAGGAACGCATTTAGAGTATAAAGACGGAAGTTTTGGGTTGTCTGCAAATGCATTTTTACAAACAGGAAAACGTCAGGGAGACGTTGATGTAAAAGGTGCTTATTTAGTAGGTTTAGATGCAAGTTATAAAGTAGCACCGAAAGTAGGTTTAGGAGCCGGTTTAGAGGTTATAAGTGGTAATGATGGAGCTGCAGGAGAAACCGGAGCATTCTTTCCTTTATATGGAACAAACCATAAGTTTAATGGTTTTATGGACTATTTTTATGTGGGTAACCACGCAAACTCTGTTGGTTTGGTAGATGTACATGTAAGTGCCAACTTTACCATAGATAATTCTTCTAGTTTAATGGTAAAAGCATTAAACTTTAGAGGAGAACAAGAATTAGCAAGTGGAGAAAAAAATTTAGGAACAGAAATAGATTTAGTTTATAGCAAGAAATTTAAAGGCTATTCTTTAGTACTTGGTTATTCTCAAATGTTTGCAAGTGATGGTATGTACGAGTTAAAAGGAGTTACAGAAGCGGCTGCGGCAAATAATCAAAATTGGGCTTGGGCAATGTTAGTAATTAAACCTAAGTTTTTAAGTGGAAAATAA
- a CDS encoding HAD family hydrolase: protein MKYKAVIFDLDGTLVNSIKDIADAMNIVLKKRNYPTYNYETYKTFVGSGVRSLVVSALPEENPKNEEVEACLKDMMQVYSEVCTVKTKPYEGILELLEKLNAKNIKVSVLSNKEDTLTKKIAAFLLPEFLSPVLGLKVEVDKKPNPKVALEVCEEIGVKPEETIFIGDTDVDILVAKNANMLPVGVSWGFRDKESLVNAGAAQVLQHPLDLMKIIDFI from the coding sequence ATGAAGTATAAAGCTGTTATTTTCGATTTAGATGGTACACTCGTAAATTCTATAAAGGATATTGCGGATGCGATGAATATTGTTCTTAAAAAACGCAACTATCCTACATACAATTATGAAACTTACAAAACTTTTGTGGGTAGTGGGGTTAGGAGTTTAGTAGTGAGTGCGCTTCCAGAAGAGAATCCTAAAAATGAAGAAGTAGAAGCGTGTCTTAAAGATATGATGCAGGTATATAGTGAGGTTTGCACAGTTAAAACAAAACCTTACGAAGGCATATTAGAATTATTAGAAAAATTAAATGCTAAAAATATTAAAGTAAGTGTGCTTTCTAATAAAGAAGATACATTGACTAAAAAAATAGCGGCCTTTTTATTACCAGAATTCTTGAGTCCGGTTTTGGGATTGAAAGTTGAGGTTGATAAAAAACCAAATCCCAAAGTAGCTTTGGAAGTCTGTGAGGAGATCGGTGTAAAGCCCGAAGAAACCATTTTTATTGGTGATACAGATGTAGATATTTTAGTGGCCAAAAATGCAAATATGCTTCCCGTAGGTGTTTCTTGGGGATTTAGAGATAAGGAAAGTCTTGTTAATGCTGGCGCTGCACAGGTATTACAGCATCCTTTAGATTTAATGAAAATTATAGATTTCATATAA
- a CDS encoding site-specific integrase — MKVSFHLRKDKVNKEGLMPIRMLITAKDCKIFKVIKGVNCKESLWDKRSERLNPPRKNSPYNYHIEYNKIIDEREDEIKKLFRYILLNNINPTKDYILEKLENGLDKVNLTHEFFPTFEEFKDSSKSTKAPRTIKSYVTTINFLKDFEAYSKTKLLFDSIDSTFFEKLQDYTFTERKNKNSYFAFIIKVLKTFMNWSLDKEYHSNLKYKKFKAREDETEIIYLTMDELMTLYKHDFESDRLNQVRDMYIFNSVTGLRISDYKALKPSNVKKDYLLITIQKTKAINTKIPLNKFSSEILERYKDTIHEPLPVISDQKFNKYIKECCKIVEIDSLITKTRYVGQKRIEITVPKYELITSHTARKTFVTNSLILGMKEMVVRNITGHKKEESFRRYVKIAEDFKRQEMDNTWNNVEIIEN, encoded by the coding sequence ATGAAAGTTTCATTTCATTTAAGAAAGGATAAGGTTAATAAAGAAGGGTTAATGCCTATTAGAATGTTAATTACAGCGAAAGACTGTAAAATATTCAAAGTAATAAAAGGTGTTAACTGTAAAGAATCTCTTTGGGATAAAAGAAGTGAACGTCTTAATCCTCCAAGGAAAAATAGCCCTTATAATTATCACATAGAATACAATAAGATAATTGACGAAAGAGAGGATGAAATAAAGAAATTGTTTAGGTATATACTGCTAAACAATATCAATCCTACTAAAGATTATATTTTAGAGAAGCTTGAAAATGGATTAGATAAAGTAAACCTTACGCATGAGTTTTTTCCAACTTTTGAGGAATTTAAAGATTCAAGTAAGTCTACAAAGGCACCGAGAACTATTAAGTCTTATGTTACAACTATAAATTTTCTCAAAGATTTTGAAGCCTATTCTAAGACAAAATTGTTATTTGATTCAATTGATAGTACCTTTTTCGAAAAATTACAGGATTATACTTTTACAGAAAGAAAGAACAAAAACAGCTACTTCGCATTTATTATAAAGGTTTTAAAAACTTTTATGAATTGGTCTTTAGATAAAGAATATCACAGTAATTTGAAGTATAAAAAATTTAAAGCTAGAGAGGATGAAACCGAAATTATCTATTTAACTATGGATGAATTAATGACGCTTTATAAACATGATTTCGAATCTGACAGATTAAACCAAGTAAGAGATATGTATATTTTCAATTCTGTAACTGGCTTGAGAATATCGGATTACAAAGCTCTAAAGCCTTCAAATGTAAAAAAGGACTACTTGTTGATCACTATTCAAAAAACGAAAGCAATCAACACTAAAATACCTTTAAACAAGTTCTCTAGTGAAATTTTAGAAAGATATAAAGATACAATTCACGAACCTTTACCTGTAATTTCTGACCAGAAGTTTAATAAGTACATAAAGGAGTGTTGCAAAATAGTAGAAATAGATTCACTCATAACTAAGACAAGATATGTTGGGCAGAAAAGAATCGAAATAACAGTTCCTAAATATGAATTAATTACGTCGCACACAGCTCGTAAAACTTTTGTAACCAATTCTTTAATTTTAGGAATGAAAGAAATGGTTGTTAGAAATATTACAGGACATAAGAAAGAGGAAAGTTTTAGACGTTACGTTAAAATTGCAGAAGATTTTAAAAGGCAAGAAATGGACAATACTTGGAATAATGTTGAAATTATAGAAAATTAA
- a CDS encoding helix-turn-helix domain-containing protein — protein MANVLFYTHNKDDLVRAVRLVINEIRQTELVDSSIPTDDEKLSQKAASLLLGISVTTIIDWRKSGKIPRDAYMRIGRPIFYSKKKLLEYARQKSF, from the coding sequence ATGGCAAACGTATTATTCTACACACACAATAAAGACGATTTAGTAAGAGCAGTTCGTCTAGTAATAAATGAAATAAGACAAACAGAATTAGTAGACTCTTCAATACCTACTGATGATGAAAAACTTTCTCAAAAAGCAGCTTCGTTACTTTTAGGTATTAGTGTAACCACAATTATTGATTGGCGAAAATCTGGTAAAATACCAAGGGATGCATATATGCGTATTGGAAGACCTATTTTTTATTCAAAAAAGAAACTTCTTGAGTACGCTAGACAAAAGTCATTCTAA
- a CDS encoding helix-turn-helix domain-containing protein, giving the protein MNQIKNKIQKSFTIIPNQLIEDNCISDRGRFLFVYLASRPNDWTFYNKQLCRALVCSEDTLRKYMNELADKGWLTRLTKRRELGKFVSNIYIIHEKPNVNYLPYRKKTDTVKTVTEKNRHGFSPKHTNTNIKQKGKINNNKFYKSENHKISVNPRK; this is encoded by the coding sequence ATGAATCAGATTAAAAATAAAATTCAAAAGAGCTTTACAATTATACCAAATCAACTAATTGAAGATAATTGTATTAGTGATAGAGGAAGGTTTCTATTTGTGTATTTAGCTTCAAGACCTAATGATTGGACTTTTTATAATAAACAATTGTGTCGTGCATTGGTTTGTAGTGAAGATACTTTGAGAAAATATATGAATGAATTGGCAGATAAGGGCTGGTTAACAAGGTTAACAAAAAGAAGAGAGTTAGGAAAATTTGTATCTAATATTTATATCATTCACGAAAAACCAAATGTTAATTATTTACCGTATAGGAAAAAAACCGACACGGTAAAAACCGTTACCGAAAAAAACCGACACGGTTTTTCTCCTAAACATACTAATACTAACATTAAACAAAAAGGAAAAATAAATAATAATAAATTTTATAAAAGTGAAAATCATAAAATTTCAGTAAATCCAAGAAAATAA
- a CDS encoding DUF6088 family protein — protein sequence MMQSVQARIENEIKSMKRGSILFPSNFDAIGNVEVVKKSLLRLTNKEFLIRLAHGIYLYPKQDKLLGVLYPSIEEIANAIADRDKARIIPTGITALNKLGLSTQIPMNIVFLTDGASRSVVVGKRTIKFKRTTPKNLLVKGKLTGLIIQALKEIGKDNVTDEQLEKIRNHLKLEEKEIREHDAKLAPAWISKIIKNRK from the coding sequence ATGATGCAATCAGTTCAAGCTAGAATTGAAAATGAAATAAAATCAATGAAAAGAGGAAGTATTCTATTTCCTTCTAACTTTGATGCTATTGGAAATGTGGAAGTTGTAAAAAAATCGCTATTAAGACTTACTAATAAAGAGTTTCTAATAAGATTAGCTCATGGAATATATTTATACCCAAAGCAAGACAAACTATTGGGTGTATTATATCCTTCAATAGAAGAAATTGCGAATGCAATTGCAGATAGAGACAAAGCACGAATTATTCCTACAGGAATAACAGCGCTAAATAAATTAGGACTATCAACTCAAATTCCTATGAATATTGTTTTTTTAACTGATGGAGCTTCTCGCAGTGTTGTTGTTGGAAAAAGGACTATTAAATTTAAAAGAACCACACCCAAAAACTTATTAGTAAAAGGAAAATTAACAGGTTTAATTATACAAGCCTTAAAAGAGATAGGAAAAGATAATGTTACGGATGAACAATTAGAGAAAATTCGTAATCACCTTAAGTTAGAAGAAAAAGAAATTAGAGAGCATGATGCTAAATTAGCACCAGCATGGATATCAAAAATTATAAAGAATAGAAAATAA